A portion of the Micromonospora vinacea genome contains these proteins:
- a CDS encoding DUF998 domain-containing protein gives MSAVPRWTLLSAGGAPLFLVGGWTLAQAAQSDGFDPVRQTISALAATGADHRWIMTVGLAGLGLCHLVTALGLVSAAPAGRALLALGGLATVVLVAFPQRPAGDSTTHAVAAGVAFGALAVWPALAVHRRARPFSDREHRHPPASVRGLALAAAAVLLGLVGWFAVEFFTDGAWIGLTERLAAAAEACVPLAAVLVSRRRPGPSGPG, from the coding sequence ATGTCCGCCGTTCCCCGTTGGACCCTGCTGTCGGCCGGTGGCGCACCGCTGTTCCTCGTCGGTGGCTGGACCCTGGCGCAGGCCGCCCAGTCCGATGGATTCGACCCGGTGCGGCAGACCATCAGCGCGCTGGCCGCCACGGGTGCGGACCACCGCTGGATCATGACGGTCGGGCTGGCCGGCCTGGGCCTCTGTCACCTGGTGACCGCGCTCGGCCTGGTCAGCGCCGCGCCGGCGGGCCGAGCGCTGCTCGCGCTGGGCGGGCTGGCGACAGTGGTCCTGGTCGCGTTCCCGCAGCGCCCGGCCGGTGACTCGACGACGCACGCCGTGGCCGCCGGCGTCGCGTTCGGGGCGTTGGCCGTCTGGCCGGCCCTGGCGGTGCACCGTCGCGCGAGGCCGTTTTCCGACCGGGAGCACCGCCACCCGCCGGCATCCGTACGCGGGCTGGCGCTCGCGGCGGCAGCGGTCCTCCTCGGGCTGGTCGGTTGGTTCGCCGTCGAGTTCTTCACCGACGGGGCATGGATCGGGCTGACCGAGCGGCTGGCGGCGGCCGCCGAGGCCTGCGTACCGCTGGCCGCGGTGCTGGTCTCCCGGCGGCGACCGGGACCGTCCGGGCCCGGCTGA
- a CDS encoding DUF998 domain-containing protein, translating to MRPVPNWAVATAAAAPVLLVAGWTVAQAQQPVGYDPVRDTISELAGQDATDAWIMVVALVLLGCCYLSVAAVLHAAGLPSRFLLAIGGVATIALVAFPRPPVGGSLSHGIAATVAVLALVLWPAGSALRLPRGHDTEHPTRPEPPWAFRRAVGLSATLVLLALFGWCAFEVTSGSRTGLAERVTAVAVSLWPLLAVLSARRAHLAWSAGDTVRVGPDLPTIGVLPPDPLGPPSGPTPGRPDGLP from the coding sequence ATGCGGCCCGTACCGAACTGGGCCGTCGCCACGGCGGCGGCGGCGCCCGTGCTGCTGGTGGCCGGTTGGACGGTGGCGCAGGCCCAACAGCCCGTCGGGTACGACCCAGTCCGGGACACCATCAGCGAGCTGGCAGGGCAGGACGCCACCGACGCCTGGATCATGGTGGTGGCCCTGGTGCTGCTCGGCTGCTGTTACCTGTCCGTCGCCGCCGTCCTGCACGCCGCCGGGCTGCCCAGCCGCTTCCTGCTCGCGATCGGCGGGGTGGCCACCATCGCGCTGGTCGCCTTTCCCCGGCCGCCGGTCGGCGGCTCGCTCAGCCACGGCATCGCGGCGACGGTGGCCGTCCTCGCCCTGGTGCTCTGGCCGGCCGGCTCGGCACTGCGACTGCCGCGCGGTCACGACACCGAGCACCCCACCCGACCGGAGCCGCCCTGGGCGTTCCGTCGGGCGGTGGGGCTGAGCGCCACGCTCGTGCTGCTCGCCCTCTTCGGCTGGTGCGCGTTCGAGGTGACCAGCGGATCCCGCACCGGGCTGGCCGAGCGGGTGACGGCGGTGGCGGTCTCCCTCTGGCCGCTGCTGGCGGTCCTCTCCGCCCGACGGGCGCACCTCGCCTGGTCGGCCGGCGACACCGTCCGCGTCGGCCCGGACCTGCCGACCATCGGCGTCCTACCCCCGGATCCGCTCGGACCACCGAGCGGCCCCACTCCCGGGCGACCCGACGGGCTGCCCTGA
- the aspS gene encoding aspartate--tRNA ligase: protein MIRTHNAGSLRAADAGSTVTLAGWVARRRDHGGVIFVDLRDGSGVVQVVFREEDAHALRNEFCVKVVGEVTRRPAGNENPELPTGEVEVTVVELEVLSEAAPLPLPVDDQIEAGDDIRLRYRYLDLRRSGPANALRLRSRASQLARGVLHERDFLEIETPTLTRSTPEGARDFLVPVRLQPGSWYALPQSPQLFKQLLMVGGMERYYQIARCYRDEDFRADRQPEFTQLDIEMSFVTEDDVIDLGEAIVSALWKDLAGHEITRPIPRITWHDAMARYGSDKPDLRYGVELTELTEYLRGTEFRVFAGAIDAGGYVGAVVMPGGAAQSRKELDGWQDWAKARGARGLAYVVLDAETGEARGPVAKNLSAEHLGGLADAVGAKPGDAVFFAASATTREAQELLGAARVEIAKRSGLIDESAWAFCWVVDAPMFERTDEGGWTAVHHPFTSPNSEWVDRFEEAPDRALAYAYDIVCNGNEIGGGSIRIHRGDVQKRVFDLLGITPEEAQDKFGFLLEAFKYGAPPHGGIAFGWDRVCMLLAGADSIREVIAFPKTRGGFDPLTSAPTPITAQQRAEAGIDAKPKPAATAHTGTAGPAAPVADPV from the coding sequence GTGATCCGTACCCACAATGCCGGAAGCCTGCGCGCCGCGGACGCCGGCTCGACGGTGACGCTCGCCGGCTGGGTGGCCCGCCGCCGCGACCACGGCGGGGTCATCTTCGTCGACCTGCGCGACGGTTCCGGTGTTGTCCAGGTGGTGTTCCGCGAGGAGGATGCGCACGCGCTGCGCAACGAGTTCTGCGTGAAGGTCGTCGGTGAGGTGACCCGCCGCCCGGCCGGCAACGAGAACCCGGAGCTGCCCACCGGTGAGGTCGAGGTGACCGTCGTCGAGCTGGAGGTGCTCTCCGAGGCGGCGCCGCTGCCGCTGCCGGTGGACGACCAGATCGAGGCCGGCGACGACATCCGACTCCGGTACCGCTACCTGGACCTGCGCCGCAGTGGCCCGGCGAACGCGCTGCGGCTGCGCTCGCGCGCCAGCCAGCTCGCCCGGGGCGTGCTGCACGAGCGGGACTTCCTGGAGATCGAGACGCCGACGCTGACCCGCTCGACGCCGGAGGGCGCCCGCGACTTCCTGGTGCCGGTGCGCCTCCAGCCCGGCAGCTGGTACGCGCTGCCGCAGTCGCCGCAGCTGTTCAAGCAGCTGCTGATGGTCGGCGGCATGGAGCGGTACTACCAGATCGCCCGTTGCTACCGCGACGAGGACTTCCGCGCCGACAGGCAGCCGGAGTTCACCCAGCTCGACATCGAGATGTCCTTCGTCACCGAGGACGACGTGATCGACCTCGGTGAGGCGATCGTCTCGGCGCTGTGGAAGGACCTGGCCGGGCACGAGATCACCCGACCGATCCCGCGGATCACCTGGCACGACGCGATGGCCCGGTACGGCTCGGACAAGCCGGACCTGCGTTACGGCGTCGAGCTGACCGAGTTGACCGAGTACCTGCGCGGCACCGAGTTCCGGGTCTTCGCCGGGGCGATCGACGCGGGCGGCTACGTCGGCGCGGTGGTGATGCCGGGCGGCGCGGCGCAGAGCCGCAAGGAGCTGGACGGCTGGCAGGACTGGGCGAAGGCGCGTGGCGCCCGTGGCCTGGCGTACGTGGTGCTGGACGCCGAGACCGGTGAGGCGCGCGGCCCGGTGGCGAAGAACCTCTCCGCCGAGCACCTGGGCGGGCTCGCCGACGCGGTCGGCGCCAAGCCGGGTGACGCGGTCTTCTTCGCCGCGAGCGCCACCACCCGGGAGGCCCAGGAGCTGCTCGGGGCGGCCCGCGTCGAGATCGCCAAGCGGTCCGGCCTGATCGACGAGAGCGCCTGGGCGTTCTGCTGGGTGGTCGACGCGCCGATGTTCGAGCGCACGGACGAGGGCGGTTGGACGGCCGTGCACCACCCGTTCACCTCGCCGAACTCGGAGTGGGTCGACCGGTTCGAGGAGGCTCCGGACCGCGCGTTGGCCTACGCGTACGACATCGTCTGCAACGGCAACGAGATCGGCGGCGGGTCGATCCGTATCCACCGGGGTGACGTGCAGAAGCGGGTCTTCGACCTGCTCGGCATCACTCCGGAGGAGGCGCAGGACAAGTTCGGCTTCCTGCTGGAGGCGTTCAAGTACGGCGCTCCGCCGCACGGCGGCATCGCCTTCGGCTGGGACCGGGTCTGCATGCTGCTCGCCGGCGCGGACTCCATCCGTGAGGTCATCGCCTTCCCGAAGACCCGGGGTGGCTTCGACCCGCTGACCAGCGCCCCCACCCCGATCACCGCCCAGCAGCGCGCCGAGGCCGGCATCGACGCCAAGCCCAAGCCCGCCGCAACGGCCCACACGGGGACGGCCGGCCCCGCAGCCCCGGTAGCAGACCCGGTCTGA